The Corvus hawaiiensis isolate bCorHaw1 chromosome 2, bCorHaw1.pri.cur, whole genome shotgun sequence genome includes a window with the following:
- the COL8A1 gene encoding collagen alpha-1(VIII) chain — protein sequence MAALLFPLQLLAVAVTVYLELVRSAQGGAYYGIKQLPPQVPQYQPLGQQVPHIPLGKEGIPMQHLGKEMPHMQYGKEYPHLPQYRKEVPQMPMLGKDMAPKKEKEIPMRSLRGEQGPPGEPGPRGPPGPPGLPGHGVPGAKGKPGPQGYPGIGKPGLPGMPGKPGVMGPPGPRGEMGPKGEIGPMGIPGPQGPPGPHGLPGIGKAGPPGLQGQPGPKGEPGMKGPPGIPGIPGPKGEKGVGIPGLPGLKGPPGLPGPPGPVGLPGVGKPGMVGFPGPQGPLGKPGPPGELGLQGPPGAPGIQGPPGPPGIGKPGQDGIPGQPGFPGGKGEQGLPGLPGPPGLPGVGKPGFPGPKGERGVGGLPGPLGPKGEKGHAGPPGMGGPPGEPGQPGLPGIMGPPGAAGFPGPKGEGGAVGPPGPVGPKGEPGLQGFPGKPGFPGEVGGPGLRGLPGPTGPKGEAGHKGLPGLPGVPGLVGPKGEPGLPGAQGLQGPSGIPGIAGPSGPIGPPGLPGAKGEPGMPGPPGFPGVGKPGAAGLQGPPGKPGALGPPGQPGLQGPPGPPGPPGPPVVIPPTPPAVGQYLPEVGPGIEGLKPPYSYKGKKGKAGGIVYEMPAFTAELLTPFPRVGVPVKFDKLLYNGRQNYNPQTGIFTCEIPGVYYFAYHVHCKGANVWVALYKNNEPLMYTYDEYKKGFLDQASGSAVVQLMHGDKVYVQMPSEQAAGLYAGQYVHSSFSGYLLYPM from the exons ATGGCCGCgctgctcttccctctgcagctgctggcagtggctgtCACTGTTTACCTAGAGCTGGTGAGGTCTGCTCAAGGTGGTGCCTACTATGGAATCAAGCAGCTGCCACCTCAGGTGCCCCAGTACCAACCCCTCGGACAACAAGTACCTCACATTCCGCTGGGCAAAGAAGGCATCCCGATGCAGCACCTGGGCAAGGAGATGCCCCACATGCAGTATGGGAAGGAGTACCCCCATCTGCCTCAGTACAGGAAGGAGGTCCCACAGATGCCCATGCTTGGCAAGGATATGGCTCCCAAGAAAGAGAAAG AAATTCCCATGCGCAGTCTGAGGGGTGAGCAAGGCCCCCCTGGTGAGCCTGGACCAAGAGGgccaccagggccaccaggaTTACCAGGTCATGGTGTGCCAGGAGCCAAAGGAAAACCAGGCCCACAAGGATACCCAGGAATTGGAAAGCCGGGTTTGCCAGGGATGCCAGGAAAACCAGGGGTCATGGGGCCCCCAGGGCCAAGAGGGGAGATGGGGCCCAAGGGGGAGATTGGGCCCATGGGGATACCCGGACCGCAAGGACCACCAGGGCCTCATGGGCTTCCTGGCATAGGGAAGGCGGGtcctccagggctgcagggacagccagggccaAAGGGTGAGCCTGGGATGAAGGGGCCACCAGGaatccctgggatcccagggccaAAAGGGGAGAAGGGGGTTGGGATCCCGGGTTTGCCAGGTCTGAAGGGTCCACCTGGGCTGCCTGGTCCCCCTGGTCCCGTGGGGCTGCCGGGGGTCGGCAAACCAGGCATGGTTGGCTTCCCTGGCCCACAGGGACCCCTGGGCAAACCTGGACCCCCAGGAGAGTTAGGGCTCCAGGGGCCTCCAGGGGCCCCCGGGATCCAAGGCCCTCCCGGCCCACCTGGCATTGGCAAACCAGGCCAGGATGGCATACCTGGCCAGCCGGGCTTCCCGGGTGGCAAAGGGGAGCAGGGATTGCCAGGCCTGCCCGGGCCCCCTGGTCTCCCTGGAGTTGGGAAGCCAGGCTTCCCTGGGCCCAAAGGGGAGCGAGGTGTGGGTGGTCTGCCTGGCCCCCTGGGGCCAAAGGGGGAGAAGGGGCATGCGGGGCCACCTGGCATGGGAGGGCCACCAGGGGAGCCAGGCCAGCCAGGACTGCCAGGCATCATGGGccctccaggggctgctggttTCCCAGGACCTAAAGGAGAGGGGGGTGCTGTAGGGCCACCAGGACCAGTCGGCCCCAAGGGAGAACCTGGCCTGCAGGGTTTTCCAGGAAAGCCAGGCTTTCCTGGGGAAGTGGGTGGCCCTGGGCTGCGGGGGCTGCCAGGCCCCACAGGACCCAAAGGAGAAGCCGGACACAAAGGCTTGCCGGGGCTGCCGGGTGTCCCAGGGCTTGTGGGGCCAAAGGGTGAGCCCGGGCTCCCCGGTGCTCAGGGGCTTCAGGGCCCCTCGGGCATCCCAGGCATCGCGGGACCCAGTGGTCCCATCGGCCCCCCCGGGCTGCCAGGGGCGAAGGGCGAGCCAGGCATGCCCGGCCCCCCTGGCTTCCCTGGGGTAGGCAAACCTGGTGCTGCGGGGCTGCAGGGACCCCCGGGAAAACCTGGGGCGCTCGGTCCGCCTGGTCagccggggctccaggggccaccgggcccccccgggcccccagGTCCACCAGTCGTCATCCCACCCACTCCACCAGCCGTGGGACAGTACCTGCCTGAGGTGGGGCCAGGGATCGAGGGCTTGAAGCCCCCCTACAGCTACAAGGGCAAGAAAGGCAAGGCTGGTGGCATTGTCTACGAGATGCCCGCGTTCAcggcagagctcctcaccccCTTCCCCCGCGTCGGGGTGCCTGTGAAGTTCGACAAGCTCCTGTACAACGGCCGGCAGAACTACAACCCCCAGACGGGGATCTTCACCTGCGAGATCCCCGGCGTCTACTACTTCGCCTACCACGTCCACTGTAAAGGCGCCAACGTGTGGGTGGCCCTGTACAAGAACAACGAGCCGCTCATGTACACCTACGACGAGTACAAGAAGGGCTTCCTGGACCAGGCTTCGGGCAGTGCCGTGGTGCAGCTGATGCATGGAGACAAGGTTTACGTTCAGATGCCATCCGAGCAGGCGGCAGGACTCTATGCCGGGCAGTACGTTCATTCGTCTTTTTCAGGATATTTATTGTATCccatgtaa